The following are from one region of the Corylus avellana chromosome ca1, CavTom2PMs-1.0 genome:
- the LOC132167179 gene encoding protein DETOXIFICATION 16-like isoform X1 has product MKATMEGGEGSGLKSHLIRTQERSHDLEDDQQEETSGKDCCRANIVEETKLQLRLAGPLITVSLLQYSLQVISVMFNGHLGELPLSGASMGSSFASVTGFAVLLGMGSALETLCGQAYGAKQYHMLGVHTQRAMLTLLTLSFPLSLIWYYTTTILIALGQDHEISTEAGVFNCWMIPSLFAFALLQCLNRFLQTQNNVIPMLITSGITALLHLLVCWVLVFRIGLGIKGSALAITISNWVNVVLLGIYVKVSPACMKTWTGFSKEALHDILSFIKLAVPSAIMICLILIDSFEYWSFEMVVLLSGLLPNPKLETSVLSISLNTCWMVYTISVGLGGAISTRVSNELGAGCPNGARLALSVMITIAISGGAAVGITTIMVRNVWGKLYSNEEEVVRYVAKMMPLLALSDFLDGFQCVLSGAARGCGWQNLCAFINLGAYYVVGIPSALLFAFTFHFGGTGLWMGIICGLSVQVMALVIVNVCTDWNHEAMKAVRGIQKIKIINVEQ; this is encoded by the exons ATGAAAGCGACTATGGAAGGAGGAGAAGGTTCAGGTCTTAAATCTCATCTGATCAGGACCCAAGAAAGAAGCCATGATCTGGAAGATGATCAACAAGAAGAAACATCAGGAAAAGATTGTTGCAGAGCAAATATTGTTGAAGAAACAAAACTGCAGCTACGGCTTGCGGGGCCTCTTATAACGGTTAGTTTGTTGCAGTACAGCTTACAAGTGATATCAGTCATGTTCAACGGTCATCTTGGAGAGCTGCCTCTTTCCGGTGCTTCCATGGGCTCTTCCTTTGCTTCTGTCACTGGTTTCGCTGTCCTG CTAGGAATGGGAAGCGCACTGGAGACGCTATGCGGGCAAGCCTATGGAGCAAAACAGTACCACATGCTTGGAGTTCACACCCAGCGAGCAATGCTGACCCTCCTGACCCTGAGCTTTCCTCTATCACTAATCTGGTATTATACCACCACCATTCTCATAGCTCTAGGCCAAGACCATGAAATATCTACTGAAGCTGGAGTTTTTAATTGCTGGATGATCCCAAGCCTTTTTGCCTTTGCCCTCCTTCAATGCCTCAACAGATTTTTGCAGACCCAAAACAATGTTATTCCTATGCTGATAACCTCTGGAATCACAGCTCTGCTGCATCTTCTTGTTTGCTGGGTTCTTGTGTTCAGAATCGGGCTTGGGATAAAAGGATCTGCCTTGGCAATCACCATTTCCAATTGGGTTAATGTGGTTTTGTTGGGAATTTATGTGAAAGTTTCTCCAGCTTGCATGAAAACTTGGACTGGTTTTTCAAAAGAAGCCTTGCATGATATTCTCAGCTTTATAAAGCTCGCTGTTCCTTCAGCAATCATGATATG CTTAATTTTGATTGACAGCTTCGAGTATTGGTCCTTTGAAATGGTTGTTCTCTTATCCGGTCTTCTCCCAAATCCAAAACTAGAGACATCGGTGTTATCAATAAG CCTTAACACATGTTGGATGGTTTATACGATCTCTGTTGGACTCGGTGGTGCTATAAG TACAAGAGTGTCAAATGAATTGGGCGCTGGGTGCCCAAATGGTGCACGCTTGGCTCTTTCTGTCATGATCACAATTGCCATCTCAGGGGGTGCAGCTGTAGGGATTACTACAATTATGGTGCGCAATGTTTGGGGAAAGCTGTATAGCAACGAAGAAGAAGTGGTCAGATATGTTGCTAAAATGATGCCACTGCTTGCACTATCAGACTTCTTGGATGGATTCCAATGTGTACTTTCAG GGGCTGCTAGAGGATGTGGGTGGCAAAATCTATGTGCATTTATAAATCTTGGCGCTTACTATGTTGTGGGAATACCTTCTGCTCTGCTCTTTGCTTTCACCTTTCATTTTGGTGGCACA GGGCTTTGGATGGGAATCATATGTGGACTTTCTGTTCAAGTTATGGCGCTTGTTATAGTAAACGTATGCACTGATTGGAATCATGAG gCAATGAAAGCTGTGCGTGGTATtcagaaaatcaaaattattaatgtgGAACAATAG
- the LOC132167960 gene encoding probable NAD(P)H-dependent oxidoreductase 1, which yields MNPLWQQKKLREFCEKKGIHITGYSPLGAKGTPWGTNWVMDSQVLKDIAIAKGKTSAQVCIRWVYEQGVSVLVKSFNKQRIEENLDIFEWSLSPEESEKISQIPQRKGCPADLFIFDESPFKSRFELWDEDV from the exons ATGAACCCACTTTGGCAACAGAAGAAGCTGAGAGAGTTTTGTGAGAAGAAGGGTATACATATCACTGGTTACTCTCCCTTGGGAGCCAAAGGAACACCATGGGGAACCAACTGGGTAATGGACTCTCAGGTGCTCAAAGATATTGCTATTGCTAAAGGAAAAACTTCTGCCCAG GTCTGTATAAGATGGGTGTATGAGCAAGGGGTGAGTGTGCTTGTGAAGAGCTTTAACAAGCAAAGGATTGAAGAAAACCTTGACATATTTGAGTGGAGCCTAAGCCCTGAGGAGTCTGAGAAGATAAGCCAAATTCCACAACGTAAAGGATGTCCTGCAGATCTTTTCATCTTTGATGAATCCCCTTTCAAGTCTCGTTTTGAGTTATGGGATGAAGATGTTTAG
- the LOC132174918 gene encoding protein DETOXIFICATION 16-like, whose amino-acid sequence MKATMEGGESSGLKSHLIRTQERSHDLEDDQEEETSGKDCCRANIVEEAKLQLRLAGPLITVSLLQYSLQVISVMFNGHLGELPLSGASMGSSFASVTGFAVLLGMGSALETLCGQAYGAKQYHMLGVHTQRAMLTLLTLSFPLSLIWYYTTTILIALGQDHEISTEAGVFNCWMIPSLFAFALLQCLNRFLQTQNNVIPMLITSGITALLHLLVCWVLVFRIGLGIKGSALAITISNWVNVLLLGIYVKVSPACMKTWTGFSKEALHDILSFINLAVPSAIMICFEYWSFEMVVLLSGLLPNPKLETSVLSISLNTCWMVHTISVGLGRAISTRVSNELGAGCPNGARLALSVMITIAISGGAAVGITTIMVHNVWGKLYSNEEEVVRYVAKMMPLLALSSLEGKTNFS is encoded by the exons ATGAAAGCGACTATGGAAGGAGGAGAAAGTTCAGGTCTTAAATCTCATCTGATTAGGACCCAAGAAAGAAGCCATGATCTGGAAGAtgatcaagaagaagaaacatcTGGAAAAGATTGTTGCAGAGCAAATATTGTTGAAGAAGCAAAACTGCAGCTACGGCTTGCGGGACCTCTTATAACGGTTAGTTTGTTGCAGTACAGCTTACAAGTGATATCAGTCATGTTCAACGGTCATCTTGGAGAGCTGCCTCTTTCCGGTGCTTCCATGGGCTCTTCCTTTGCTTCTGTCACTGGTTTCGCTGTCCTG CTAGGAATGGGAAGCGCACTGGAGACGCTATGCGGGCAAGCCTATGGAGCGAAACAGTACCACATGCTTGGAGTTCACACGCAGCGAGCAATGCTGACCCTCCTGACCCTGAGCTTTCCTCTATCACTAATCTGGTATTATACCACCACCATTCTCATAGCTCTAGGCCAAGACCATGAAATATCTACTGAAGCTGGAGTTTTCAATTGCTGGATGATCCCAAGCCTTTTTGCCTTTGCCCTCCTTCAATGCCTCAACAGATTTTTGCAAACCCAAAACAATGTTATTCCTATGCTGATAACCTCTGGAATCACAGCTCTGCTGCATCTTCTTGTTTGCTGGGTTCTTGTGTTCAGAATCGGGCTTGGTATAAAAGGATCTGCCTTGGCAATCACCATTTCCAATTGGGTTAATGTGCTTTTGTTGGGAATTTATGTGAAAGTTTCTCCAGCCTGCATGAAAACTTGGACTGGTTTTTCAAAAGAAGCCTTGCATGATATTCTCAGCTTTATAAACCTCGCTGTTCCTTCAGCAATCATGATATG CTTCGAGTATTGGTCCTTTGAAATGGTTGTTCTCTTATCCGGTCTTCTCCCAAATCCAAAACTAGAGACATCGGTGTTATCAATAAG CCTTAACACATGTTGGATGGTTCATACGATCTCTGTTGGACTCGGCCGTGCTATAAG TACAAGAGTGTCAAATGAATTGGGCGCCGGGTGCCCAAATGGTGCACGCTTGGCTCTTTCTGTCATGATCACAATTGCCATCTCAGGGGGTGCAGCTGTAGGGATTACTACAATTATGGTGCACAATGTTTGGGGAAAGTTGTATAGCAACGAAGAAGAAGTGGTCAGATATGTTGCTAAAATGATGCCACTGCTTGCACTGTCAAGCTTAGAGGGTAAAACAAATTTCTCATAA
- the LOC132167179 gene encoding protein DETOXIFICATION 16-like isoform X2 has translation MKATMEGGEGSGLKSHLIRTQERSHDLEDDQQEETSGKDCCRANIVEETKLQLRLAGPLITVSLLQYSLQVISVMFNGHLGELPLSGASMGSSFASVTGFAVLLGMGSALETLCGQAYGAKQYHMLGVHTQRAMLTLLTLSFPLSLIWYYTTTILIALGQDHEISTEAGVFNCWMIPSLFAFALLQCLNRFLQTQNNVIPMLITSGITALLHLLVCWVLVFRIGLGIKGSALAITISNWVNVVLLGIYVKVSPACMKTWTGFSKEALHDILSFIKLAVPSAIMICFEYWSFEMVVLLSGLLPNPKLETSVLSISLNTCWMVYTISVGLGGAISTRVSNELGAGCPNGARLALSVMITIAISGGAAVGITTIMVRNVWGKLYSNEEEVVRYVAKMMPLLALSDFLDGFQCVLSGAARGCGWQNLCAFINLGAYYVVGIPSALLFAFTFHFGGTGLWMGIICGLSVQVMALVIVNVCTDWNHEAMKAVRGIQKIKIINVEQ, from the exons ATGAAAGCGACTATGGAAGGAGGAGAAGGTTCAGGTCTTAAATCTCATCTGATCAGGACCCAAGAAAGAAGCCATGATCTGGAAGATGATCAACAAGAAGAAACATCAGGAAAAGATTGTTGCAGAGCAAATATTGTTGAAGAAACAAAACTGCAGCTACGGCTTGCGGGGCCTCTTATAACGGTTAGTTTGTTGCAGTACAGCTTACAAGTGATATCAGTCATGTTCAACGGTCATCTTGGAGAGCTGCCTCTTTCCGGTGCTTCCATGGGCTCTTCCTTTGCTTCTGTCACTGGTTTCGCTGTCCTG CTAGGAATGGGAAGCGCACTGGAGACGCTATGCGGGCAAGCCTATGGAGCAAAACAGTACCACATGCTTGGAGTTCACACCCAGCGAGCAATGCTGACCCTCCTGACCCTGAGCTTTCCTCTATCACTAATCTGGTATTATACCACCACCATTCTCATAGCTCTAGGCCAAGACCATGAAATATCTACTGAAGCTGGAGTTTTTAATTGCTGGATGATCCCAAGCCTTTTTGCCTTTGCCCTCCTTCAATGCCTCAACAGATTTTTGCAGACCCAAAACAATGTTATTCCTATGCTGATAACCTCTGGAATCACAGCTCTGCTGCATCTTCTTGTTTGCTGGGTTCTTGTGTTCAGAATCGGGCTTGGGATAAAAGGATCTGCCTTGGCAATCACCATTTCCAATTGGGTTAATGTGGTTTTGTTGGGAATTTATGTGAAAGTTTCTCCAGCTTGCATGAAAACTTGGACTGGTTTTTCAAAAGAAGCCTTGCATGATATTCTCAGCTTTATAAAGCTCGCTGTTCCTTCAGCAATCATGATATG CTTCGAGTATTGGTCCTTTGAAATGGTTGTTCTCTTATCCGGTCTTCTCCCAAATCCAAAACTAGAGACATCGGTGTTATCAATAAG CCTTAACACATGTTGGATGGTTTATACGATCTCTGTTGGACTCGGTGGTGCTATAAG TACAAGAGTGTCAAATGAATTGGGCGCTGGGTGCCCAAATGGTGCACGCTTGGCTCTTTCTGTCATGATCACAATTGCCATCTCAGGGGGTGCAGCTGTAGGGATTACTACAATTATGGTGCGCAATGTTTGGGGAAAGCTGTATAGCAACGAAGAAGAAGTGGTCAGATATGTTGCTAAAATGATGCCACTGCTTGCACTATCAGACTTCTTGGATGGATTCCAATGTGTACTTTCAG GGGCTGCTAGAGGATGTGGGTGGCAAAATCTATGTGCATTTATAAATCTTGGCGCTTACTATGTTGTGGGAATACCTTCTGCTCTGCTCTTTGCTTTCACCTTTCATTTTGGTGGCACA GGGCTTTGGATGGGAATCATATGTGGACTTTCTGTTCAAGTTATGGCGCTTGTTATAGTAAACGTATGCACTGATTGGAATCATGAG gCAATGAAAGCTGTGCGTGGTATtcagaaaatcaaaattattaatgtgGAACAATAG
- the LOC132166882 gene encoding non-functional NADPH-dependent codeinone reductase 2-like, which translates to MGSNIPELTVGSSGKTIPLVGFGTAEFPLGASPGIMKESILHAMKLGHRHFDSAAIYQSEQIIGEAIDDALRLGLIRSRDELFITSKLWCSNAHRHLVLPALRQTLNNLKSEYVDLYLIHWPISMKPGEFELPIKKEDLLPLDYKSVWEAMEECQNLGLAKFIGVSNFSCKKLETLLATAKIPPAVNQVEMNPLWQQKKLREFCEKKGIHITAYSPLGAKGTSWGTNWVMDSQVLKDIAIAKGKTSAQICIRWVYEQGVSVLVKSFNKQRIEENLDIFEWSLSPEESEKISQIPQRKGCLADIFISDESPFKSRFEFWDEEV; encoded by the exons ATGGGCAGCAATATTCCAGAGCTCACGGTGGGCTCAAGCGGGAAGACGATCCCACTTGTGGGCTTCGGCACAGCCGAGTTTCCCCTTGGCGCCTCCCCTGGAATCATGAAGGAATCTATTCTTCATGCAATGAAACTGGGACACCGACACTTTGATTCGGCTGCTATTTACCAGTCGGAGCAGATTATCGGAGAAGCCATAGATGATGCTTTGCGCCTTGGGCTCATCAGATCCAGGGACGAACTCTTTATCACTTCCAAGCTTTGGTGCAGCAACGCACACCGCCATCTTGTCCTCCCTGCGCTACGCCAAACACTCAA CAATCTGAAGTCGGAGTACGTTGATCTTTATCTGATTCACTGGCCAATAAGCATGAAGCCAGGGGAATTTGAGCTGCCGATTAAGAAGGAGGATCTCCTTCCCTTGGATTACAAGTCTGTGTGGGAAGCTATGGAGGAGTGTCAAAATCTTGGCCTGGCCAAATTCATTGGTGTAAGCAATTTCTCTTGCAAAAAGCTCGAAACCTTACTTGCCACGGCAAAGATCCCTCCAGCCGTCAATcaa GTGGAGATGAACCCACTTTGGCAACAGAAGAAGCTGAGAGAGTTTTGTGAGAAGAAGGGTATACATATCACTGCTTACTCTCCCTTGGGAGCCAAAGGAACATCGTGGGGAACCAACTGGGTAATGGACTCTCAGGTGCTCAAAGATATTGCTATTGCTAAAGGAAAAACTTCTGCCCAG ATCTGTATAAGATGGGTGTATGAGCAAGGGGTGAGTGTGCTTGTGAAGAGCTTTAACAAGCAAAGGATTGAAGAAAACCTTGACATATTTGAGTGGAGCCTAAGCCCTGAGGAGTCTGAGAAGATAAGCCAAATTCCACAACGTAAAGGATGTCTTGCAGATATTTTCATCTCTGATGAATCCCCTTTCAAGTCCCGTTTTGAGTTCTGGGATGAAGAGGTTTAG